The Arachis ipaensis cultivar K30076 chromosome B05, Araip1.1, whole genome shotgun sequence nucleotide sequence TTCTGATGTGACACCCACCAACGTGAACAATGATGCTGAAATGTAGTAATAGTGGTTTAAGCTCCATGAAAACTTGGAAGGGAGTAGAAATAGGAGGAAGAAAATTCAATTTGTAACTCCCTTCTTGTGACAATTGTGGATAAtaagaaataaattaatttttgaaggaTGAAGAATTGGCCATCATCAGATTTTAGAGGCAGTAATTAAGTTGGAAAATGAATTTCAAGCACCAgtaagaagaggaagatgaagctCCTCAAAGACCACACCAATCTCTCTAGTAGtatttttaaaaacttaaatGTAATATGTANNNNNNNNNNNNNNNNNNNNNNNCCAAACAACAATAAATTATACTAATTCTCTAGTACTTCTCTTTTGGAATAGCTGTGTAGATCCAATATATATAACAAAACACACATACATAATATAGcagttttataatttttatacaaACGTTGCAACCAAATATAAAAGTACTTAAAACAACTAAAATGTGTTCATATGCCTTTTAAGAAGGGTTTTGGTTGGTAGTGCGGATGAGACTTCAGAAAGGTTGTCTTTGAAATTAGTTGGAGAAATTTCTTGAACAAAAGGAGTAAGGATCTCTCCGACGAGTAATCCTAGATATGGATTAGAACTAAATGATGACATGTGGTTTGGTGTTGATGATCAGTGAGAGAAATCTTGAGGTAATGAAAAATATTGGGTAAATGTTATCCAACCCCtataaaataacatgtaagttactaTTTATTATGTATCACATTGTAATTGGTCCTTACTTAACCATAGTtgggttattttataatttattatcattTTAAATAAAGTTAAAAAATGGGAGTAATCTCACGCAATCTCCCTTTCTTCATCCCTTAACGATGTGTTTGAATTCCCGTCATCAGTAACTTTGCCGTCCTATTTAATATAGCCGTTCTATTTAATATAGCCAGCGCCGACGTCCTCGTTATCTCCTATCCTCTCACTCGATCCCTCCTTCTGCCGTAGATCACTCTTTACTAACATAAGTAATGTTtagtttggttattaaattttttcactaaaacaaatctttatttaattacatgATAGAACATATgaatgtaaaatataatataatataataactcTATTTAGAGTacttaaaagtataattaaaatcaggaaaaacatatcttttatcgtacataaattattttaaaaaaaataaattgttaaaattaataacacaagtttaaaatgataaaatctaACTTTCTTACaagtattttttatagtatttttattcttttaatttttaatttattcgtattttattatttaattaatgattaaataaattatttttatgagaaattatttttttgtattatctTAAAGAAGAGACCAATATAACAGTttaaaaaataatgtaaaaataatttttaaataaaaatcgataatattaaaatttttaaatacaaaagtaaattatatatatagatatttAAGAGGTAAATATGAAATACAtgcctaaaataaataaaacagacaAAAATAATTCTCTATTTCTCAAGAGTACTCCCATTTtgtctgttttatttattttaggtatgtatttcatatttatctcttaaatatttatacaatttattttttaaaatgctATATTGGTCTCTTCTCtaatataatacaaaaaatattttttcataaaaataatttgtttaattattaattaaataataaaatactaataaattaaaattaaaaaatttggagtacagattttaattatacttttaaatactttgaatagatttattttattatattatattttacatataaatatatgttctatcacgtaattaaataaagatatatttttttaataaaaaaaattaataaccaaattaaccattaattatgtggCTAAGCAGTGATCCATGGCAAAAAGAGGCGCTGGCTATACTGGGAAAGATGGTGAACTTACGGGCAACAGAATTCAACGACGTGACTAAGGGATAATTCAACGTCGGCGCTTCTTGTCACGAACGCGACGGTGCTTGGAAAGACCGAATCTAGGTGATGAAGTGATGAAGAAAGAATGGAGGAGTGGAAATGTGTTTCAATTAACGGGAGTGAagttttgatattttaagaaattatatcatttccaatctcaaataataaattataaaataacccaATTATGATTAAGTAAGGACCAATTACAATATGACACATAATAAAAGAtaatttatatgttattttagaGGATATTAGGTAGCATTcacctttatttatttatattttgtctTTTTTCTATAGGATTAATTCCTATGTAAAAATATAAGATCCATCATTTGACATCAAAATATGCGTATTACACCTTTATATAAGATCGGTGGTTACACCTTGAATTCTTTAAAAAAGGAAGCCACTCGTATAAAGACgtctaaaatatctttttttaaagatgttttcatgttgtgttttaattgatttttgtataatttattcggtgttactcatcacatattattaaatttctcaaaagattttctttccaaaaacaataaaaaacatttaatttggactaaaacaaaaaaataataaattaactattatattttttttaaaagattatttacataaaaaaatatatcacattcatcaaaatatatatatatataatagaagtGCAATGGCTAAGTGGCAAGTACAGGTTGCTTTTGCTCCAATTTTCAAGCAGGGTTACACCGGTTTGCACCGATTTTATTCCTTAAACGGTCTAAGGAGTAAACTAGTCTGGTTCACTAGTTTTTCGATCGAACCAGCCGATCCAGTTCGATTTTTACAACTATGAATTGAAATACGAACATAATTTCAGAGACCAATAAGTATTATCTCTTTGTTGACAATTAAGTTGTTTTAATGGTAATTAAGATCTAATAATAGTTTATAATAAAAGAAGCATTCTTTTGcaacaatgaacctatagtaGTAGTTAGGGGTGTTCATAGATTAGATCATATCCATATAAATCCACAGTATTTATCCGTATCTGATATGTAATTTGAGGATATGATCTGATCTGTAAGATGATCGGATTGGATCGAATCGGATCCACACTCTAATCAGATAGAAGTAAATAtgtttaaaaaagtaaaaaaaaaattattgactttttttataaaaataaaattttttaatattttttattttatagataTATTTGATATCTGATCCAAACATAAAAAGTGCGAATATCGAATTTGATCTAATGAGTTTAGTGCGCTCATATACAGTTTTTTtaagacataaaaataattaattaggacattggttaagataattaaagtcaatatttcattaaattttttatttaaagaaaaatcctAGTTAATTTTGGTATAAAATTTCGAATTTGAAAACATTGataaaaattatgttgaattttgatttatttgattctcatttaaattaatcactacataagttaaagttctgttttgaagttatattcgaactttaatctgatttttaaagtttcaatttacttagtttgattttttaacttaggtatccgtgactcatattagggttttaagtgtttagttgaaaaaaataaggtaaaaaaaatttcaactattaaaatataaaatcactggtttattggttcaaccgataaatcactggttgaaccgataaaaccggtctcacgtaaatataaaatataaaatagttaaaaacttaaaattaaaatttgaaatacatatcttcactaacatatttttgaaaagaaaattttttaaaaaatttaataatatatgaTGAGAAACATCAAATAAATTATacaaaaaccaattaaaacataACATGAAAACAtcttaaaaaaagacgttttaaacgTCTTCATCTGTCCTTTAAAAATACACGTActcaaacaaagaaagaaagaaggaattcTATAGTAAAAGCCCAAGTTTTGTACGTAGCTGGATTGATGGGCTGTGAGAAATTCTTTGTAAATTGTAATCGTGATTTGTGACTCATTCACGATCAGAAGGGGCATATGTATATGTAACCCCTGGCTTATTTGCGATTGGACCCTCTAGATTATTTCAGAGTCGGATTTGACATAAAAGTTGAATATGCCACAAATTGGAGGAAGACATATGGCGCATATACACAAAATATGGCGCATATACACAAAGTATAGCCTAATTAACatggatatttatttatttatttatttatttatttaatttaccgAAATTTAAGTACGGTTACTAAAAATTTGATACATTTGCAATATAAATCTACTCAACTGTAgtctaacaaaaagaaaaacagttttaacaatttttttttcatttctataGTTCAAACTCTATTgtttttaaaagtttaaattacTTACCACACATCcataaaatgaattttttttaataaaatttctttCTTTGAAAAAAAGGATGAGACATAAATCATTTAAAAGAGCTCTATTTCATTCCTAGGCTATCTTCCATTTTATTCCTTTATGTATATATGGCATTTAGGCTGTATGAGTTTACAGTGTTTACTTATTTATTGGCTTTCATCAATAATGGGATACACTCCAAATACACTAATTGTAGCCATAGTACTAGCCATACCATTGTTCACAAAACTCTCTCTAACAACCTTTGTGAGCATCAATTGTGGATCCTCCGAACCTTTCACCGATCCACAAACCAACATAACATGGACACAAGATGATGCATACATTGAGCATGGCCAATCCTTCAATGTCTCTTTAGGGTTAGGCACATTCAGCACCCTTAGGGCATTCCACACTTTGAAGAAGAATTGCTATGAAATTGAAGTCCAAAAGGGAGAAAAGGTTCTTACTAGGGCAAGTTTTTTCTATGGGAATTATGATAACAAGTTTTCTCCTCCTATGTTTGATCTTATATTTGATGGTAATTATTGGGGAACAGTGATTACATCAATTTCAGATCATGTGGATTATGAAGCTATATATGTTACTAAGGGAAACTACACCAACGTTTGTGTTTCTCAATCAAACCCTAATCATATTCCTTTCATCTCATCAATTGAAGTGCGTGGTTTGGACCCTCAAATGTACAACCATCTTCATCAAAATCATTCCTTGATTTTGCTTAGTAGACGTGCTTTTGGTGCAAATCAAACTGTCAGGTATATATATgcatttatgattttttttaaataatatatatatatatatatatatatatttagaattatttttttggtttttaagtcgcacaatttttttttctctctttgctTTTTAGATCTTAAGGAATTTGCGATTTCGCCTAATTTCTTGATACGTTTTAACcccttttctattttaaaattcaagtcTAAGAAATTCATAGTCGTCTAGCTATTTCATAGTCGTCTAGCTATTTGATCTTAGTCCAAACCCACCTTGTTAAAAATATTCCTGAATCAAAGGCTTAATACTTGCTTAGATATAATAACTAATAGCACAAAATTACTTAAGGGAAGAGGCTATAGGAGCATTTTCATCTTAACACTAGATACAGTAAACACCGACTCACTCATACATATATAAATGTTGGATTAGTGAGAAAACTTCAAGTTGTAACTAGAGCCAAAATAGAATATACAAAAAACTTAAATTAATTAACCAATTAACCTCAGCTCTGGTAATTATTTTTCTCTAGTTTTTAGCCAGATTTGAAATTTTAACATATTGCTGTCCTAATTGTCAATAGATGAATTCTTATATTAGAAATAAAATCTTagtttaattttacttttatgtatcAAAATATGGTAAAAAGtattatgaaattatttttttaaaaaacttaagCCGATTAAAAAAGACACGTAAACGATTATATCTTTAACATATTCTTttacacaaaaaaatttttttttgagtatggatagttttttttttcttttttctttcttttatttatgttaaactAAAATTCTTTTTTTTGGTCATTAAAAATCAAACTTTAGACTTTTAGAATATAGAAATTCTAATACTATATTATAATATCATTTGTCCCAAATATTTAaactactaaaaaaaatatataaataattatatttttgaaaaaaaaaatcaagaaaaaaattattcatcagattttaatgattaatttaaGTAATTGGTTGATCATTTTTAGGTACCCTGATGATGTGTATGATCGAATTTGGATTGCAAAAAATAGTGATCAAGAGTTTATATATAGCATCCAAAGTGAGGCATTGGACATCAACATTAGCACAGTGGAAGATCAACCACCAAAATCTGCAATCCAAAATGCATTCACACTCCCAAACACAACCTTTGGAATTCAGTACAATAtatcttcacttcttcaatcaACATCAGATACTAATAATAATTATAGTAATAActattataatatatatagaggcaataataataataattataataataataatggaccattctcatcatcatcaaggcCCATAATCCCTCCTTTTGGAAGTGTTGAAGAAGTGCACATTAACATGTCAATTTCATTAGATAGTAGTATGAATTCGCTTTATTTTCATGCAAGTCCTGGTTCAACTCTTCCTCCTTTGATCAATGCTGCGGAAGTTTATAGAATTGAACCATTAGCTCAAGGAACTGACTCTAGAGATGGTTAGTATTATACTTATTTATTATGAGTAGTTATGACTATtgataacatttttttttttaatcttttattgGTAGAGACTATTGATGAATTAATTATTAATAGCAGTTAATTAATATTAACGTAAAATAGtctttttttaagtaaaaaaaacaaaaaaaaaaaaactagaatttGACTACTCAACAATCATGTTaggttgtttatttatttattttaccaatctgttgctttttattttgatGTCAAAATTGTCAAATATACATTTTaagataaatattaattaattttttgacaaattagaaccaaacttacACACAAAAACAACTACTTTTAATAGGAAATATAACTTCTAAAATGTTTATATATTGaaagaattattttttatttttattctctctTAATCAATATTCTTATTACTGCACCCATTAATAATATTCTAACAATAGGTATAGTTTTTTCATGtgttttactctttttttttcctcCTAATTAATaacccttctttttcttttcatcttttGCTTCTGTTATTTCCATATAACTTTTGGTGTTGATTTAGTGGAAGGATTGAGGCAACTGCGATTGGCATTTAAAACATTATCAGAATGGAAAGGTGACCCTTGTCTTCCATTTCCATACGCTTGGGAATGGATTCAATGTACTGCTGATCCTAAACCTCGCGTAAAAGCATTGTAagttcttttctttaatttttttaaaggaaAACCATTGTTAGTCATATATCATTATTACTAAAATTTTGTAAATATGTGTTTTAATAAAGGCACATTTTACGAgcactataaaaaaaattgagtaaaattgtttaaaagataattttttatatttttaatgcgTTAAATATATCAAcaacttaaataattttattattaatgataattttaatatgtgtctaaaatatattttacctattttattattattattattattattattattattatccaatTTCCTAATCAATGTTTGGAAAAAAATATATAGTAGAAAAAGCTACTGATGATTTTGTTGTGacctttttatttttccttttttgccCCCTGGATTTGTAACATATATATAGGAATCTTAGTAGCTATGATCTTCATGGGATTCTTCCAGATATGAGTTCAATGGATGCACTTGAAATTATGTAAGTATAAGTGAAGTTTTTGCTTAATTAACTGCACATTAGTGATAAACTAAATGCTTCTATTTCTAACTATGTATTTCCGAATTACAGAGATTTGCATAACAACACCATTGAAGGCCCCATTCCTGAATTTCTTGGTTTCTTGCCTTTACTTAGAGTGCTGTAAGTTTCACTTAATATATCATAATCACATAATGTAATGTCCCTTCTAATTAGAGAATAtatgtaacattttttttttctcttgatgaTGCTCACTTTTCAGGAATTTGTCATACAATGGTTTTAATGGTTACATACCCAACTCCTTAAACAATACAGACATTGACATTGAGTAAGTATATATGTATTATACCGTTaagaaattaaatttattttaggcATACTAGTAAATTGAAAAAGCGCCGATACATCAATTCATAATTAATATTAGGGATacagtaatttaaaaaaaaaagattttcctCATAGTTATAACAATTTATTATTGGTGTATTTCAGCATTACTCATCTCCCGGAACTGAAAAATGTATCCATTACAACCACTAGTGATTCCCCAACAAGAATGTCATTCGAACTACACATATTATTGCTTATAATCGCAAAGCAGGTTTTAATATCTCTGTGGATGAACTTTCAATAATTGATGCAGAATTTTCTGTTACTGTAAGTTTGTAACACATGTTCAaactaaattatatataaaacttATTCAGACAATTTTTTGCGTTAAACGGAGTTTGtatgacttttttttttctttctatgtaTGCGTGCGAATTGTTTCGGTTGATTATTGGAAAGATTAATATTTCGATtaggttttaattttatttataaaattaaaaatattttatttgtgttttaaatattttattttttatttttatttttaaattaaatttaaaattttcttaacAAATACNCTTTTttgtttctattattttttattctttcatgatttttatttttaaatcattaAAATCATTAAGATGATGATTACTataatgatgattttttttttttcaaagttagaAGTGAGATTCAAATCCGCGACTTCTAagtgagtatgggaagattatgCCATGTGAGTTATAACTCGTTGGTCTAGAATAATGATTCTTGCGGATatctaaaaaaagataaaaatagagAATATggatattttaaaagaaaaaatttaattttgattcactacaagaaaaagttaGAAATCTGTCAGATTTATCGTTGGATTTATTAAATAAATTTGTcggtaattaatttattgacgAATTTACTGTTGTCCTGGAGTTGACAGTATAAACGTCGTCGGAAACTGATTACCggtgaattttttttgtttgacaCTAATTACCGTCGGTATTTTTAATGGATTTGTCGAGACTAAATTGATGATTATCGTCGGATTAATCCGATGGTAACTTTGGCGACATTTCACATGTTTAGGCGCCAAGTTACCGTCGGATAAATCCGACGGCAAATTCTacggtaataattttttttttagtttttttgggCACAGTTAAACCACAATTAGTAGTCAAAATAAAACTCTTGTTAACAAAATTATTAGCAGAAATCTaaaattagtaaaaataaaaaattattaaaataaatggtAGAGGTAGAGTACAATG carries:
- the LOC110272114 gene encoding uncharacterized protein At1g24485-like; translated protein: MGYTPNTLIVAIVLAIPLFTKLSLTTFVSINCGSSEPFTDPQTNITWTQDDAYIEHGQSFNVSLGLGTFSTLRAFHTLKKNCYEIEVQKGEKVLTRASFFYGNYDNKFSPPMFDLIFDGNYWGTVITSISDHVDYEAIYVTKGNYTNVCVSQSNPNHIPFISSIEVRGLDPQMYNHLHQNHSLILLSRRAFGANQTVRYPDDVYDRIWIAKNSDQEFIYSIQSEALDINISTVEDQPPKSAIQNAFTLPNTTFGIQYNISSLLQSTSDTNNNYSNNYYNIYRGP
- the LOC107641076 gene encoding probable LRR receptor-like serine/threonine-protein kinase At1g05700, with the protein product MSISLDSSMNSLYFHASPGSTLPPLINAAEVYRIEPLAQGTDSRDVEGLRQLRLAFKTLSEWKGDPCLPFPYAWEWIQCTADPKPRVKALNLSSYDLHGILPDMSSMDALEIIDLHNNTIEGPIPEFLGFLPLLRVLNLSYNGFNGYIPNSLNNTDIDIDITHLPELKNVSITTTSDSPTRMSFELHILLLIIAKQVLISLWMNFQ